The genome window acgtctcccctgataactcGCTGTGAGTGACGGCTGCCTGTTGGACGTGTGAGAGCTGCGCAGTAAATGcgtgcaggcagcctgacagGGAGCGAACAGTGAGTGCGCTCTGATTgcgtgctttttttaaagtaccggtactaaaaaatgtcaaaaccgtattgttttcaacgtaagggtactgttgagtattaaaatataaacactcACGCTTACGCTAGAACGAAATTAAacttgaactataaatgcatagtaataatgggtgaaggaCGCTTAAAGGCCGAATTGCACTAACAACATGTATGTCAAGTCACAACAGCAGCACACGAACATGTTGCAAAAGATGCAGCACTATCTGGGTCAAAGGCAGTTCAACAAgaaccacctgttccccattctaAGAGTAACATGTCCATACCTAGAACTGTGCCTACCACTCATATGCAAATCATCTTGCAAACATCTTGCAAACATCCTGACATGTAGAACTCATGAACAAAGGGAGGCGTGTTGATCCGAGAGCCTAGACTCTaggcttccacacacaaagacgtgactctctaggtccaAGAGAGTCCCgactttgtgtgtggaagtcgttggttagtttatttatttatcatagactttattgccccgtgcatcgccactgctgcttttcatcgcggacacatttgtcccgtaattttcctccacaactttgtgcaactctcgaccggcaaaccaacgttagtggagatctccctccatgaatcggaggccatccacgcgtccttatagtccgccaatgacgggttgtataagcggtcacatttacggatttcttccgacaaaagctcttcaatctgatccattctctcgtaaacattcttcgctttaataatggcggtattgtgctatgaaaacggaaatgtgagacgtAAAgaatgtagttagcagaccaatcgcagccttgcgacaacaagacaaagcagacgtcctcttttacccggacatttcctctttttgagacctaaaaagTGCGTTCGGGTAAATggggacgtctggtcacccgagctaaTCTAGGCTAAAGCTACTCGTGTTCGGCTGTCTATGGGggagcagtctgctacatgagggcacgtctcccctgataactcgctgtgagtgacggctgcctgttgcatgtgtgagagctgcgcagtaaatgcgtgcaggcagcctgacagGGAGCGCGCTCTGATTgcgtgctttttttaaagtaccagtacaaaaacattccaaaaccatattgttttcaacgtaagGATActgttgagtattaaaatataaacatgcacgcttacgctagaatgaaattacacttgaactataaatgcagagtaataatgggtgaagtgtgtggatttgtgtagtgtgttgttgtttttgtctctcctcctctccttcggtTTCCCTTTGCAGATGCTGTGAGCGCCAGGGGGCGTGGCTGGTTCCCTGCAGCGGATGAGGCACACCTGCACTCTATTCTAATCATCCCCACTACAAGAATCTGGTCCGCTCAGCAAGCCGGCGCCAGATTATTCCTTAGTTCTTGAAGTTCCGTATGCCTCCTCGCTCGGCTGTTTATCCTCGCCTCGCCGTGGATCCTCCAGCCAGCCTGCACCCTGCCGCTCCAGCCTGCAACTGTCTACGCAGTCAATAAACTGTTCGCTTTCCTgctacctgctcctcctccgtgtcTGTTTTGGGGTCCGAACACCACCACTAACCCTAACATGAAGGACGCTTAAAGGCCAGATTGCAAtaacaacatgtatttcaagtcacaacaGCAGCACACGAACATGTTGCAAAAGATGCAGCACTATCTGTGTCAAAGGCAGTTCaacaggaaccagctgttcCCCATTCTAAGAGTAACATGTCCATACCTAGAACTGTGCCTACCACTCATATGCAAATCATCTTGCAAACGTCCTGATATGTagaactcatgaacaacggGAGGCGAGTTGATCCGAGAGCCTAGAGGGATGGacatccctgtgctccaatgagGCTCTCCGAGGGATCTAAGAATACTCCATCTTAATAACCAATCAAAAATGCTCTTAGAGACTTGATAATTCGAGCGCATCTTGTATTAAGCTCCTTTTGTCATGTTGTTAAACTGGCTGGAATAGGTCCGTGCACGTATAATGCAGGACAGAATACCCTTGTTGCAAATCAACTTTGTCATGTTGCTTTGAGTAAAGTCTCCAGTCTAGTCCTTGTTTTGCTCGCACATCAGTACCgcggtacctttctagtaccggtacaccgtgcaacactaTTTTCAATGGACACTAAGCACAAACTGCTCGCCCTGTCGAAACCTCCTGTAGATCAGAACTCTGATTTGTTATTTGGTGTAATGCCAGACAAACGTCACTTTCTAGTCTATTTGCCATCACATACTCAGTGGATTAATTCACTATTAGTTTTTTTACAAAACTATCATTGGTAAAATCCCCACATACCTTCAGCTACTTAGTACTTAGTTTACTCTAAATTCGTCACTCACTtttgatgatgacagtaatcgTGGCTGTCTTGTTGGACGTGAATCTCCGTGCTGACAGTGTGACTtcgtacacacacatgtagttCCCCAGGTGCTCATACTCGGCCGACAGGAAGTCAAAGGAGGCTGAGTGGTTGACTGCTGGTTTGGTGTCGTTGAGGCCGGAGCCGGAGGAcacgagagagaaaacaccTCCGGGATAATGGGAGGAAATGGAGCAGGTGAAGACAAAGCTGTAACCCCTGGTGACCTGTGCACCTTCAGGGCCCCAAACCAGCCCTTTGTTAGGAGACGTCAGGGAGATGCTGGGCTGCTGCAGCGGCACTGAGTACAAAAGGGACAACAGATTTCAGCATTATTCATTATCCTCGGTTTAAATAAAGAGATTCATTACATGTTAACTTACGGACAAGAAAACAGAAGAAGGACTATTGCATTTCTTTCAAGTTATTAATAACTTACCGAAAGTGCAATTATACTGTAAACCTAATTTAAAATTGACAATAACTGCTTTatgaaaccttttttatttgttttgtcacaTTATTCTATTTATTCATCAATGTTTCTTACCAGTAACAGAGAGTCTGACAGAGTCACTTAAGGGGGAGGTGAAGTCTTGACCTGAAACCCTCGTCTGATACTGACACTGGTACGATCCTTCACCTCCGAAGTCCACTTGCAAGATGTTGAAGGTAGCAGAGTTGGTACTTGATGCTTTGGTCTTATTGAATGAGCCTGAGgtctgctgcagagtgaatATTCCACCTAAATGCTGAGTTGAGATGGAACAAGTGATGGAGGCGTCCTGACCCCATGTGACCTCACCAACAGGACTCATGGAGATGTTGGGCTTTGGGAGGCTGACtgaaaacaataacacaatgtTAGAAGGAGGAATAAATGGACTTTGAGGTGACGTATAATTTCATGAAAATGAAAGTTAACCATTTCAGGAAATACTTTTAattgcttgatttgaaaatATCATTGATTTCCATGAAAATATAACATAGAaaatatttcaattaaaaaatgataaaatgttgTTATATAGTTCATAAGCAGCATTTCACACATCAAACCTAATAGCATGCTGCAGGTTGTGGTTACCAGCACTTTACTTGGTGCTGCTCCCAAAAGGCTCATCACAAAGCACAACGACCAGAGCTGTTAGAATTGATCACCTGAACAGACAACGCCGGCGTCCTCACTGTGTTTACAGTTGTGTGTTCCAAATCCTCTGTGCTTACACTCCGTTAGATCCCTTTCAGTTCCTGAACAGCTCACATCATCGAGCCAGATTGATCCGGTTCCTTCACCAAAGTGGGCCTTCTCAGGAGCACTCAGTGCCGTACCACAGTCCAACTGTCTGCACACTACATCAGCATGCTTTAAGCCCCAGATGTCATCACACACTGTTCCCCAAGCACGGTTGTAATAGATTTCCACCCTTCCAGAGCAACGAGTAGACCCAGTCCCAACTAATCTGATCTGAGCATCTATCGGAAACATAAGACACAACATAACAAACAAGTTGAGTTATTTACAAAGAACATTAACTGAAAAGTATCACATTTTATTCATCCCAGCGTTGAACTAACTGACCTGCAGCAGATGAAGTTATGGACAAGAGAAAATACACTGTAGAGACAAAAGACAATTTGTCTCATTACATTCAGCAAGCTGAAAGGTGCAGGAATACAAGTTTGCCTTGTTGTGTTTCGGATTCACTTCATAATTCATAAAAATAGTTAAACTGCGgttttcattaaaacaaatattttttttaattttcattaaCTTTGAGAATAAGTCTTACCAATGACCCAATAGTGAAGGTTTCTCTGTTGGATGAACTCCATGGCTGAAACGTTCCTTAGTGACAGAGCAGACGACAGAAAACTGAAGTCAAAACCGCGATGTGCAAAATAACGCCTCACTGCTCAGTCCTTCCTCTTTATTACCGCCATTTCGGTCACTTGGGGCAGAAAAAAAGCTCAAAACCATACAATGCAACATATTCTATATGTACCAAGGCCACACATCTATAGCTGACTGCCTCTTACAGGGAAGTCAAACAGAGGGTTGTAACACGGTGACAGATTAGTGGGTGTGTGAGGTCCTGCATGTGGAGTTTTTAGTTCCACAAAGGGGGCTTGTTTTTAACTGGCTAGATTGCCATATTGTGCCCACTGACCTGCTACAGAGAAAGCTATGATCAGAGTTTCTCATTAACATCTCTTCAACATGCAGCTTTCCCAGATGAGCGCGATCCTGCGTACGTGCATTAAAGTAGTCCTCAATGAAAAGCCGACGAAGTCATTGAAGGGATCGATCCGTTAAGAATTGGAATATTCAAGCAGCAAGGAATCTGAAATGCTAAAAGcgtatgcttttttttgtttttgcatataTTATTTTTGTAGATATGCACAAACTGCTACACAGGAATTAATATCTTTGATACATCTTTGACAAATTCAGCAAAAACCAGTTAGAGGGAATTTCCAAACACAAAAATAGATTGTTACTGAATTACCCTGCGGGTTTATATTCAGATTAAGATGTGAAGTGATGAAACAGCCACTAGGTCCGTATTATTctgagcttttaaaaaaaagaatttgtgCGCAGGGACTTCTCTGGCGTTACATTGTTGGACAATTTCAAACGATATTGTCAGGAACGGGGCAGACAAAGGCAGGAGCCAAACGCAGACaacaaaaactactttattaaacCCCAAAAAACACCAGAGGAGAAAGAACGCAGGCAGGGAACAGGTAAAGCGTTCACGGTTGAACATTCATACATTTAATAACGCGACatgggacaaaagacacacagggcttaaatacactgggaaggtgcaggtgattggacacaggtggaaacaatcagagacacggcagacaatcacaggggaagacaggaccaggcaggaagtgaagttaacccagggacacaagaggcaggaaactacaaaataaaacaggaaacaaatccaaaccgtgacagatattgcattacattacattacattacattacaggtcatttagctgacgcttttatccaaagcgacttacattacaatttaaacccatggctttgcatttttgcccagggagcatttaggggttaggtgtcttgctcagggacacttcgacttgagacatggggcagccgggactcgaacctccaaccttgtgcttcagagtgcacccgctctaccccctgcgttAGGATTCTGATCATATTTAACATTTCCTGGACCTAATTTCAGATGTGAGTGGTTACGTCCTTAAAGAGTTGTGCTTTGTCTTTCATGGACGCGTCATGTTCCTGCTTCCATCTGGTAAAGGTAGAACTAtttgtcattactttatagTGCTGAGCTTGTGGATAAATTAAGTCCTATCTTATCAACCTTTAACAATACACTCAATTACTTTGAATCTAAAAAGTAAGTAATTGAATGAGTCTTCAATAGAGTATAAGTACAACAAGAGTACTCCAAAATAGTACACCAGTAAAATATATGTGACCAaatggacacttaaaatacttaataataatatccagacgtgacaacgccactctCTTTGAGGGGAGAGACCCTGAACTCAATTATCTTACTGGCCAAAAACCCCATACAAGGTAGATCATAGACAGGCAGAGGCTTCTGCGTGTACAgtgcaatatcacttttattaaaacaataactttataaaaacacatccaaataatttataccagtagtgattgaccgggggcaacaatgacacttccaacaataaaaacactgcacactgcaCACCAATCAGGACAAACAAGTCAGACAAAGATATGTTTATTATTAGCAGATGATATGTGATGACAAAGTCTTCCCTCATGTGTTCTCCGTACACCAGTTTAGTGCTGTATGTGCCGACATGTCAAACAACACTTGGTCTGAGCAACAGATACTTACGCtacatgcattaaaaaaacaacttcataaCTGCTTCTAGATAAATTGAGGGAGATTTGGTACAGATACAGAGAGATGTTGTGGTTTGCTGCTCACTTACACATCTTGTGAGTATTGCatagaagaaaagaggaatgcATGTTTTAGCAGAACAAACATCAGAAACTAAACCACATCCTTCTCTCTTACCCgattaaagaaaacactggTTCCTCCTCAAATGCATTTCACACGTCTCTCTTGGACGGCTGCAGCATTAAATACGGAACTAAACAAGGCGAGACATTTGCAGGTCTCAGCAGATtgaattaaattatatttacttttgaatatttaaatatatgatGATGTAGGGAGGTAGTTTAACTCTTTCCAGTTTCTAAATCTGTTAGTTTTGTGATTAAAGCTGCACAGCGGGACACAGAGCGAGTGGAGTTGCAACACCGTCCATGCAACTATAACGGATCAATAAAACGTTTGTCCCAGATGGCTTGATGTTTGAGTTTTAGTTTACTTCTTCAAATCACTAATTAATCAGCATTCCTTTTCAAGTAATCTCGGGAGAGAAGAACTACACCTTCCTATACACATTTTGGTCGACAGACTTtccattaataaatatatatactgtatatatggtCATCTATATGGTATAGAGCAAATATATGTCAGTCATAAAATAATTAGGCAAAATATCTCAATGGATCAAATAAGAGTTGTTATACAGTCATTTTTATATTACATCAAGAATCAGGAATATCACACTGCATTAGCGTTATACAGGTTTCATAAAGTAAGAGGAGGTTGGATACAGTAACAACAATTAAACAGTTAATATTTTACTGGATAGGgctacattacacacacacacacacacacacacctaccgttTGTCTTCTTGTTACCCAAACATCAAGAGGCCGATAATCAGTGTGGTAGTCCTCGTACAGTTAAATGGACAAACATCACTATAAATTAATTTGCTGATGTACCTGAACCTCATCTGTGTGTCGACATTAATAAtgattaacctcatagtattttatgtatataatatagtgatcaatgaggctacatTCTGTAGGATAGTTGACCTCATTAGAACTTGacatagtatttaatatctaatAAACAGTGATCATGGAGGCTACAGTTCGATAGGCGACATCGTTAGGGATTAAATTAGGTTGAAGCAGCTTATGGTTGTAATGcatttattgtaagtcgctttggataaaagcgtctgctaaacaacatgtaatgtaatgtaatatgatgCAGGAATCAACGGTGATACAGttagatttacattttctaacaatgaaataaatagaaacatttgtatttattattattataattcagAGCTTCAGAGTCCCTTTGAAGCTAACGTCCTGCTGCCGGTTTAGAGTCTCGATGACGGTCCTCATGTCCTTTGATTAAAAATCGTTACTTTTAATGCACACGCTGCACTCTGTGGATACCGACACAACGTTAAAGTTCAATTTAAACATTGGAAGTTATGAATATAAACTCTGTCCTCAAACAGACGTAACGTTACCGGTGAACAACATCAGTCTTTGACACCACATTAAAAGTTATGAACACCCATTATATGACATTATATCTGATGTATAACCGCTACGGAGACGTGAATACCAGCGCAGCATTTCACAGAAGACagataaacttaaaggaagagcgtattttttctccgctgacgaacAGGAAATGATCAACACATGTGATGAGATAATAtgttaatttgaatcatttctgtctgaTGAATTTaacatattatacatattttacgttgttcattctgtacgtccatcgcagtctgtccgtcccggTGAGGAtcgtcctctgtctctctaaaggtttcttccctttattctccccatcaaatactttttcattgtttggggagttttcttgtgccgatgtgagggtttctggacagaggatgtcacatgtgtacagactgtaaagacacatgaggctaatttgcgatattgtgcgatacaaaataaaataaaatgaatcatataatcatggcaaaaactgacaccgcccccctgcgaggctacaagcacacaagttaacgttaaatgCGTGTTGGGAAAATGTAACGGCTCattttaagtgcctcatcacTCTAATCAAGCAGatgatatttctttaaatgtgcctgctggcaggaggcttcatggatgctcatcatccaatgagaataatgatctcaattctttcagagtatgtagatgaaaacaagcccaaagaatcaaattgatacgagtgaataggatatatgtactgtatcagcttatgtatcatatgtatgtgtagatgaccatatagaactagcagttttattatgtgtgtgtgaatgtgcatgtgagaatcattatatattcattgttcataatcagacatttgatcaactgAAGcggtgaaatgtggaacatccagaagtttattaaacGAGAaaaaaaccaacagaactttacgaagagcacgacatgcagcggctttccagatgttctctgcatcgcaacatcGTACAGACAacacagtatgagagacagtgtgtgagagagtatgagagacagtgtgtgagacagtatgagagacagtgtgtgagacagtatgagagacagtgtgtgagagagtatgagagacagtgtgtgagagacagtgtgtgagagagta of Gasterosteus aculeatus chromosome 11, fGasAcu3.hap1.1, whole genome shotgun sequence contains these proteins:
- the LOC120828162 gene encoding uncharacterized protein LOC120828162 isoform X1; this translates as MEFIQQRNLHYWVIVYFLLSITSSAADAQIRLVGTGSTRCSGRVEIYYNRAWGTVCDDIWGLKHADVVCRQLDCGTALSAPEKAHFGEGTGSIWLDDVSCSGTERDLTECKHRGFGTHNCKHSEDAGVVCSVSLPKPNISMSPVGEVTWGQDASITCSISTQHLGGIFTLQQTSGSFNKTKASSTNSATFNILQVDFGGEGSYQCQYQTRVSGQDFTSPLSDSVRLSVTVPLQQPSISLTSPNKGLVWGPEGAQVTRGYSFVFTCSISSHYPGGVFSLVSSGSGLNDTKPAVNHSASFDFLSAEYEHLGNYMCVYEVTLSARRFTSNKTATITVIIKMSLLPLVSSVAVVGPLLLLLVLVGVCLVCKRKRRAEQPIDLVQTQLSLRVNNDYENNTNGDDEDVYENVDPVHTKKPKEEAERVEEEYYDDGVSEINNDEDHDSDEDEETSDNEDDYENVTQRLVEAAVDIYGGDEDIYQNF
- the LOC120828162 gene encoding uncharacterized protein LOC120828162 isoform X3, which codes for MEFIQQRNLHYWVIVYFLLTTTSPAADAQIRLVGTGSTRCSGRVEIYYNRAWGTVCDDIWGLKHADVVCRQLDCGTALSAPEKAHFGEGTGSIWLDDVSCSGTERDLTECKHRGFGTHNCKHSEDAGVVCSVSLPKPNISMSPVGEVTWGQDASITCSISTQHLGGIFTLQQTSGSFNKTKASSTNSATFNILQVDFGGEGSYQCQYQTRVSGQDFTSPLSDSVRLSVTVPLQQPSISLTSPNKGLVWGPEGAQVTRGYSFVFTCSISSHYPGGVFSLVSSGSGLNDTKPAVNHSASFDFLSAEYEHLGNYMCVYEVTLSARRFTSNKTATITVIIKMSLLPLVSSVAVVGPLLLLLVLVGVCLVCKRKRRAEQPIDLVQTQLSLRVNNDYENNTNGDDEDVYENVDPVHTKKPKEEAERVEEEYYDDGVSEINNDEDHDSDEDEETSDNEDDYENVTQRLVEAAVDIYGGDEDIYQNF